From the Lathyrus oleraceus cultivar Zhongwan6 chromosome 3, CAAS_Psat_ZW6_1.0, whole genome shotgun sequence genome, the window CAAAATATTATTCATCTAATGAAAGGTTGTGGTGAAACCATAACTGATAGATGATAGTTGAAAAGGTAATGCATATGTTaacctctcactttgatcacgTTATCATTgctattcaagaatccaacaatcttgaaacaCTGAAGTTGGAAGATTTGACTAGTTCATTGGAGGCGCATGAGTTGAGAATTGTTGAAAGAAATGACGTTCAAGATTCGATACAGGAACTATAGGCTCAAAGATGGAAGAAGTATGGTGGTTCTAATAAGTTCAGAGGCAGGACTCAGAGTAAGAAGTCTTGGTCGAACCCTTGGAAGCACAAGGTCGATTCTGAATCCTCCAAAAGAGGAGAAGGAACTTCGACTAATAAAGAAGAAAAAACGGTGTGCAGTGTTACAACTGTGAAAAATGGGGTCACTTGGCCAAGCATTTTTGGTCCAGGAAAGAAACGGGAGCGACAAAAGGTAAGAACGAATGAGCGAACCTTGCACGTCAAGATTCATATGATTCTGAAGATTTGTTGTTTATGGCTGCAGTTGCAGATGAACATGTTGGCTCCAAGGACTGGCTCCTCGACACAGGTTGTTCGAACCACATGACTGGTGGAAGAGAGTGGTTAGTAGACTTCGACGAATCAAAGAAGATAAAGATAAAACTTGCAGATAATAGCTCGTTGTAAGCAGATGGTACATGCGACATAGTTATCTAGAGGAGTAATGGTGGAAAAGATATGATCAAAGATGTACTCTACGTACCTGGAATGAAGTGTAATTTGCTTAGTGTTGGACATCTGGATGAAAAAGGTTTCTCAGTCGTGATGAAAAATGGAGCCTTAGCACTGTTCGGCACAAAGAATAATCTGGTCTTAAAGTCTCTATTATCAAATAATAGGACATTTAAGATCAAGATCTATTAGACAGAGATACAATGCTTGAAGACAGTTGTCGACAACAAGGATAGTTGGTTGTTGCATTTGAGGTTTGACCATTTGAATTTTAGATCACTCAATAAACTGATTACTCAAGAGATGGTAAATGGCATACCAGGTCTTGTGATGCCCGACAAGCTCTATGAGGGTTTCTTAGTAGGGAAGGAATCCATAAACTCTTTTGCTTCGACTGTACCAGTGAGATCCTCTTGTATACTAGAAGTAGTACATTCAGATGTATGTGGCTCGTTCGAGGATCATTCCGTTGGTGAAAACATGTATATCATTTCATTTATTGATGAGTATAGTCGAAAGCTGTGGATCTATGTGATTAAGAAAAAGGACGAAGTATTTGAAATCTTTAATATATTCAACAAGCTTGTCGAAAACCAGAGTGAAAAGAAGACCAAGCTTTTGCGTATAGATGGAGGTGGTGAATACACATCCAAGACGTTTGAAGAGTTCTATGAAGAAGATCGTATTGATCATGAGGTAACTGCTCCTCACATgcctcaacataatggaatagGAGAAATAAGAAATAAAACATTATTAGATAAGGTAAGATGCATACTAAAGCGGGAGAATTTGCGAAAATCCTTATGGGGTGAAGTAGTCACCGTTGTTGTTTACATTCTGAACATGTGCCCTACTAAGAAGTGAAAGAACAAGGTTCCTAAAGAAGTATGGAGTGGAAAAAGACCGTCAGTGAGTCATCTAAAGGTGTTTGGCTCTATTTGCTACAAGGATGTTCCTGATGCAAAGACAAGGAAGTCTGATGACAAGAGTGAACTAATGATACTGGTAGGATATCATAAAACTGGTGCGTACAGGATGTTCAATCCAATAAATGACAAGTTCTTAATGAGTCGATATATTGTGATTGATGAAAATTCTACCTAGGATTGGAATTCTAGTGAAGCAACTAACAAGCCACTATGGGTTATGGCGTCGACGAAGAAACTAATGAGGTTGAAGTTGAATACATTGTTGAGATTCCAAATATAGTCGACATCGAAGCAAACAGTCGAGAGGGTGTGGCTGGTACAAGCCAAAGACCACAAAGGACTAGAGTTTTTCCAACAAAGCTTCAAGATTGTGAAGTTGTTGGGGATGATGAAGTCACAACAGATGGAGAATTAGTTCATTTTGCTTTACTTGCATGTGTTGAACCAATCAACTATAATGAATAAATTGTGGAAGTCAGCTATGGTCGAAGAGTTGCAAGAAATTGAAAGGAATAACACATGAGAGTTAGTCAAATTTCCAACACATACAAAAGCTATTGAAGTAAAGTGGGTGTTCAAGTTGAAACACAATGTTGATGGGTCGATAGCAAGACATAAAATAAGATTGGTAGCTCGAGGATTTATTCAGAGAGAAGGAATCGATTATTATGAAGTATATGCCCCAATAGCAAGATTGGAACCTGTCAAATTTATGGTAGCCTTGGCATGCAAGCAAGGCTGATTGatatttcacttagatgtgaaatcatCATTTTTTGAATGGTCCCTTAGAAGAAGTTATATATGTAACACAACCTCCTAGGTTTCTAATTCAGGAGCGAGCAAGGAAAGTATACAGGTTTCACAAAGCGTTATATGGTCTTAAACAGACACATAGGGCATGTAATAAGAAGATCGACACTCACTTAGTTGAATTGGGATTTGTTAAATACAGGTCGGAGTATGGTGTCTACGTATGGGTCGAGACACAAAATATAACCCATCATCTGTTTGTATGTCGATGACTTGCTGGTTATAGGAAATATCATGGAGAACTTGTCGAAGTTCAAAGAGCTGATGAAGAGGGAATTTAAAATGTCGGATATGGGAAATTTGTCATATTTCctaggcatggaatttcaaaATACCAAACAAGGGATGGTGTtacatcaaagaaagtatgtcaaaTAAATACTTAAGAGATTCAAGATGGATGAGTCGAATCATGCATCCTTGTTTGTCGAAACAAACTTGAAACTGGAAAAACATGGAAAAGAAGACAGAGTCGAAgcaactttgttcaaacaaataGTCGGATCTCTGAGGTATGTTTGTAACAGTCGACCTGATATAGGTTTCTCAGTCGGATTAGTGAGGAGATAAATGAGTGAACCGAGAGTGTCACACATGAAGGCTGCAAGAAGAATCTTGAGATACCTGAAAGGATCAATAAATTGTAGAATTTTGTTTTCACAAGATTCTGAAAGCAAAGAagttgttgttaatttctattCAAATGCTGACTGGTGTGGAGATAATGAGGATCGAAGAAGCACGATTGGATATTTCTTTCAAGTGTTAGGTGCACCAATAtcatggtgctcgagaaagcaaCCCGTGGTAGCAGCCTGTCATGTGAGGTTGAATATATAGTTGGATCCTACGTAGCTTGTCAAGCAATTTGGATCATATCTGTGTTAGAAGAAATGAATGTTGAAGTGAAGAAACCATTGATGCTACAGATCGATAACAAGTCAGCCATAAATCTTAGAAAGAATTCAGTTATGCATGGGAGAAGTAAGCAGGTCGAAGCTAGATTTCACTTCTTAAGAAAGAAGGTGAATCGAGGTGAACTTGAAGTGAGACATTGGTCTAGTGAAGCACAGTTGGCCGATGTTTTCACCAAAGGCTTGAAGATCGCCAAATTTCTAACGTTGAGAAAACAATTAGGAATAATTCAGATCAACTAGTTAGTGTGTTCGACAAGTTTGTACGTTCGTGTTTGACAAGCTTGTGTGTTCGACAACTTAGATTATAAGGGGGTATGTTGTGAATATAATCCAAGTTAGTTACTTGGTTAGGCCTAAGCCCAAAAATTAATTACGGTTGAACATGTATATAAATAGAGATAGTTTGAAATTCAATTGTGTATTATTCTACTCATTCAACAATAATCTTATTTTCTCTATTCTCCTCTCTCTCTTTTCGACACAAACCCTTCTCTCACACAAGTGTATCATGCACCTGCACTAACATGACAGACATTTACGTGAGATCTTACCTCAAACTCACACTAGTAAGCTTGcaagataaataaataaaatttatatcCCTTAAGATATACAATTTTGAAAACAATTGATTTTATCTAAGATATTTTACATCATATGGTAGCGAGAGGTTTATGTGACATCTTTAATAGAATGATTATGTGGGATCTTTgataatatgattatgtgatatCAAATGACTTTGATGTAAGAAGGAGCGCAACTTTGACCACCAGATGTTTGTGTTTATTTCAATTTTATTAGTATAGTACCATGCCTTGTAAACAAAAGAGATGCTTGTATTTTTAGACCTTGATATCATAAGTTTTTTGAGACCTTGATATCATATGTTTGAGTCGTGAAACAAAAGGAGCCACGAAGCATTATGATATTTACAAGTATGTCATTAGTGAATGTCatgtgtgtgtgagagagaaagagagagagacACTATTAATGGATGTAAAACCGTTTTGACTTAAATGATGTTTGTCGCTAACATTATTCCAAAGACTATATTGTCATTTCATCTATTGAAATAATGATATATTGTGACTTGTTGATTAAGTGAGGCTTAAAGTATTTATGCTAGTGAGTTCTCCGTGTTTGATCCACAGATTTGTATTCGTGTATTCTCAAATATAGTTTAGCTTTGTCTTGTTTTCTTAATCAAGAAATACTTTATAGATCATTTTTGGATGATCCTGATTTCAGATGTTAGTGTTATATATATTAAGGCAACTCATACACTTAaaaaaattttattttaaaaattattttttatgCCTGATCTAAGTGATTTAAAAGGCTGTcattttcaaattatttttaaacTAACCAATTGATTATAAGttgtgtcaatcgattgacacaaTTTTTTTGAATCAAACAATCAATTGGGGCATTATTAATACAACTTATTAGAAAAATATTAATGGATTACCTAAATATTAAGAACAACACATTAATAATTTACAATGATTTTATATCCAAACTCTTTTAATTGAACTTGCTAATCGTGTAAATGAGCTAACCAATCGGTTGCGGATTTGTGCCAATGGATCAACTCATTAATTCGGTCTATAAATTATCttcaattatgttttttcaaaCTAATATATAAGAGAGGAACATCTTATCTTCAATTTCCAACGTTTTACCATTATTTAGAAATTTATCTCTATAAATTCTTTCTTTTTACCTCTAGAAAATATTCTCTTTCATTTGATATTGTTGTAGTGCTTATAAGTGAAGTTTTACTTGTGAAgaagaaatttttctaagtgaTCGTTTAAAATTATTAAGAGTGCAATTTTCTTAAGAAATCAAGGTTGGTTCATGAGATAAACATGTCATAAAATCTTTGTGGTTGGTTTCTTAAGTTTTTCTGAAAAAAACTTTGTTTTGGTTATTGAGATAAAATATAAATCTATAAACGGTTCATTAGTTTAGTATATCGAAAATTTGTTAATGGTTGGGAATATACCTGTTAAAAACTCAAGATCAGATTGTAATAAGGTTCGTCGGAATAATCTTAATAATCTCAAAATTTATAGTTAAACTCTCAAGAAAACATCTTGAAAAAATGACTATTCCAACATTCGATCAAACTTATTTAAATCTTTGGAGCAATCTCTATAATCCTTTAATTTTCGCAATTTACTTTTGTTATTTCAATTTCTAAATTAGAGGCTAGCAAAGGGTTTCCGGAATTCTAGGAAAGCGGTAAGGTTTCCCGACAAAAGATCAATGAGGGAGTACCAGTCTTAAAAAAAGACGGGTCTGCATTTGTTTTGTTAAATATGTTATAGAGATGATCAAGAGTGAGATTTATTGTTATTCCTTTGATAGTGGATGATAATGCGTCTTCTTCAAGATTATTATTTACTTTGGAAGAAAGTTTTGATGAATTTGGGTTTTTTGATGAAGTTCTGATACAGGAGTGTTCTTCTATTTCATCCTCAATATTCCTTTTTATAAATGAGTTACTTAACTCATTAAATAAGACATGCATGCTTTCTTCTGTATATTGAGTTCTCAAATTATAAACATTGTACCATTTAGATGAGGTAGAATATCCAAGAAATATTTCTTTATCGGATTTAAAATCAAATTTGCTTATCTTTATTGTTAATAATAAAACAAtaacaattaaaaatataaaagtatAATGTATTTGGTgttttatttttccatatttcATTCGAGGTTTTGTTTATGATTTTTCTAATAGTTATACTATTTAAGATGTTGTAAAATGTATTGATGGCTTCAGCCAAAATATATTTTTCAGTTTTAGATTCATTCATCCTAGTTCTTAGTTCTTGTTGTATCTTAATGTTTCCTATTTTTTTCTTTAATTATTCTATTTAGTTTAGGGGTTCAAAATCATGAGAAATTATGAgatatatatttttattaaaataaaatttaataaaagAATTCAAATTCTACACTATGATCGCTTCTACAAAAAATATTTAAACTTTTTTTATTTTGAATCTTTTTGCAGAATGTTCTAAAAGATTCAAAAGAGTCATATTTATGTTTTAAAAATAGAACATAAATGTATCTTAAAAAATCATCTACAATGATAAATCCATATATTTTCCCTCTTAGACCGTTAGCTTTAACTATGCCAAAGAGATCTATGTGATGAAGTTCTTGAAGtttgtgaattttttttttaatatccagatttttaaaaaaaaattcaaaaatacacattttttcaaaaaaattacaaaaatgggcaatttttgccctaattttctacatgggcgccaccctagttggcgcctacccttaaagggtagggcaagtcgccactaggagtggcgcctacactctttttccttttttttttttttttttaatatatgaatttagatttattataaattatataaatttatattaatacatatatatataaataaaattatttacaagatatatatatattaatttatatatatattaatttaatttataagtaattaatattatttataaatttatgGGAGAATTAGGATtaatcatgttaaggttaatttatcaattataattagggtttgttgatcggttataattagagtttggtagttatgacctaattgaaaccctaattccccataagactaattaatcaagtgcgacactaattagggttaagtagattggtgtacaacccagatcttttcctataaataaagtgttatttccttgcattttcttcaccactatttcctatcactttctctatcaagttgagttcatggcatccccaagaccgtcgtcatggcagcgaacatcatcaaggcgcccggatcctgaacaagtaatcttaaaaagggatgggcatgttattttctcgcctttgaaacccccaatggagatgaaattttggaacatccgttcgttggaccaactaaaaaggtccttgatgtcttggttagagggagattaccaacctggtgaagtcatcagaaggattcagaggcttagaacaaggttctcatttgaaactggacAAACGATactgttagactatggcacggatctagaagggggggttgaatagatcccaattaaaaacttgagtcggcgccaccaatttaaaagaaaattggttttaaaaattgttttaagtgcggaagcagccgaggaaaattttagtctaaaacgaaccgttattggaaaaccggatatgcgttaagctgatggagtagagataaaatgaaatacaaattactacactatttgcacactcaattgatatatttcactaactagcaagcctagttccaatgatccaaaataccagATAAAACTGAAtgtaaacttaagacaactttggcttatgcaaattcacaaacacttggtgtgcatacactccaagagatatttgagttgagtaagtaattcaaatttatctagtacaatacactattgtactttgtattcaagcaacagttttaatctcttactcaacttatatcaacgtttggtaaaattgcttaaactaaaatcacttaatttttaagctgaaaaacagattatgcagaaaattaaagaagacagagatttgatgaggcagttcccccgccgtcctcgcttcggggtacgtctgccctcaattctaaaaatagaattgagatgattaattagatatcacctgtgaaatttaatcgtttatacaaggattgcaaagcatgtaaacaacagaacttccaatgtgttgaatgatgcttcctatccttgctccttgattcaagatgaatcaagaccttcgatcgttgatgctagacctccgattccagcccctttgttgaagaatcttccgttcttcaaaccctcggcccggctgatctcaaacacaacgagtcgaacccgaatccttcacttcaatgccaccgaatccgctactagactgatgaagactttcctcttctcaatcaccttcgctcggctgaatattgaagaacgattcgtccaaaaaaccccaaacacaaacccgtattggaggacaaaaccctaacggttttattcaagaaagaacctgccacaagaatcaacccgaactggattcttcgatcacagcttcgaaccttatcacctttactcgatcacgaaccacatcaaaagtaattgtttgcaaatgatgagttgtgaaatgttgaagatgaagatgatgagtcttggacacctttttcacactttcttgtttccttgaacacttgaactcaattagcaaatgttagttaataaaagtgttttaacttctatttatagtaacagacaaaaccaattaaaaataacagaatttcaaacatggaaaataactcagaaaactgagtttacgcgcgagcggtcgaccataggtcggcgtgcgctgagccgtgagtgatgcgccgacccctatggtcgacccattGTTCCATGCGCTGAGCCAGGATAGCATCATTATGCTAAGCGCTGacttatggtcgactcaaaggagttttgcgctgacccgtgaggtatgcgccgacccttatggtcggTGCAAGGCATCATGCGCTGATCATCTTCAGTTGGGCTGAGCTTcgcgctgacccgtgagctttgagctgacccctatggtcgactcaaagccttcaaatctgcataagactgtgttttgtgattttcatgcatttcgtcatgattacactttgtccacatatgtttttgatcattataatagatttagacaaacgtagaaaaggatatggtggatgatgtgtttcatttgtttgtaggcgtgcatgatggtcttttgtcatcatcgaaacttgcgatcgtatgttgtctgactctttgtctttacagatacgttggtgggttgaagttgaaagtgacattgattgcatccaaatgatgcatggatcagacgacatagtgttaactgttgtaatttcttagattttaatggttgtttgtcatgttgttgttgtatttgttattgttgtagtacttgttcttgttttagtacttgtttttgttccagtatttgtttttgttttagtaattggtgttgtaacgttagatgtttgtgtttgttgttcaagtgtcatcttctatttggaataaaaagtaaactttaatgataaatagcattggtacacagatttaggaatatgaaaactaagttgtggaactagatccacgatatggacatttgttcttattatgccctagttgtctacatatgctacacttcctctgcattttctctgcgacgtccatttcagttctaatgcgcctgctatttgggtgaccacttttattccgcctcattgattcgttgtgccaaacaatttccccgtcatactctggccaatacgcctccaatgctaccaccggaaagggattgtcgtatacattgagcaatgttgcaactttgcagatgggagacactagcgataatgcatcgaagtggctgtgtgaacacgctgcaatgacatgggaacaaggcatacgataggcctgaaattgaccacagtcgcaccaacggtctggtattaggaccctatactcttgtctgggcagcccttggttgtggtcaattgtttccttgacactaaaagtgt encodes:
- the LOC127129981 gene encoding uncharacterized protein LOC127129981 — translated: MNDNNGGIPSSLSVLYGKNWFRWNKQMQSLFDFHETLEVVTISVHVLAANATDAQRVSYKDSKKKDCNALFCIQSVVDSANFDQIFHVESANEACDVLVTYYVGVADEHVGSKDWLLDTGCSNHMTGGREWLVDFDESKKIKIKLADNSSLSLNKLITQEMVNGIPGLVMPDKLYEGFLVGKESINSFASTVPVRSSCILEVVHSDVCGSFEDHSVGENMYIISFIDEYSRKLWIYVIKKKDEVFEIFNIFNKLVENQSEKKTKLLRIDGGGEYTSKTFEEFYEEDRIDHEVTAPHMPQHNGIGEIRNKTLLDKVRCILKRENLRKSLWGEVVTVVVYILNMCPTKK